In a genomic window of Nocardia fluminea:
- a CDS encoding replication-relaxation family protein has product MISRPDRQADSRAPRPNKPPSRARVPVSAVPPLTGRDRWILRMVHEHRVLTTDQLAALAFPTVKIARRRLAILYEYRVLERFRPLRQRGSAPHHWTLAPNGASILAAEAGVRSRELGYNHQHTLTVAHALHLNRTVAVNGWFTALITEPGHGAHVSRWWSRSRCQRLWGDLADPDAFGRYTHPEASLDFFLVYEPPTTAARVATMLHGYDELARTTGTVTPVLWWEPTSAREARVRAVLAQAWQSLPDPEAVPLATATAELLPGLTPPGPAAPVWLPLHTSTATRLPLHRLAAGWPRAMLTTDPDQQAMPSRRATLLAAPPPQPPTDW; this is encoded by the coding sequence ATGATTTCGCGTCCTGACCGGCAAGCCGACTCCCGCGCCCCGCGCCCGAACAAGCCACCGTCGCGGGCTCGGGTCCCGGTTTCGGCGGTGCCACCGTTGACCGGGCGTGACCGCTGGATACTGCGGATGGTCCACGAGCACCGGGTGCTGACCACCGACCAGCTCGCCGCGTTGGCGTTCCCGACCGTCAAGATCGCCCGCCGCCGCCTGGCGATCCTCTACGAGTACCGGGTCCTGGAACGGTTCCGTCCCCTGCGTCAGCGAGGCAGCGCCCCACACCACTGGACCCTCGCCCCGAACGGAGCCTCGATCCTCGCGGCCGAGGCCGGCGTGAGGTCACGTGAGCTCGGCTACAACCATCAACACACCCTCACGGTCGCCCACGCCCTGCACCTGAACCGCACGGTCGCGGTGAACGGCTGGTTCACCGCCCTGATCACCGAACCCGGCCACGGAGCACACGTGTCGCGGTGGTGGTCCAGGTCGCGTTGCCAGCGCCTGTGGGGAGACCTCGCCGACCCCGACGCCTTCGGCCGATACACCCACCCCGAGGCGAGTCTGGACTTCTTCCTCGTCTACGAGCCCCCCACCACAGCGGCCCGGGTCGCAACCATGCTGCACGGGTACGACGAACTCGCCCGCACCACCGGTACCGTCACCCCGGTCCTGTGGTGGGAACCGACCAGCGCCCGCGAGGCACGCGTGCGCGCCGTCCTCGCGCAGGCTTGGCAGAGCCTGCCCGATCCCGAGGCGGTGCCCCTGGCCACCGCCACCGCCGAGCTCCTGCCCGGGCTCACACCGCCCGGCCCCGCCGCACCGGTCTGGCTACCGCTGCACACCTCCACCGCCACCCGTCTCCCGCTGCATCGCCTCGCCGCGGGGTGGCCGCGTGCCATGCTCACCACCGACCCGGACCAGCAGGCCATGCCCTCGCGGCGGGCCACCCTGCTGGCCGCGCCACCCCCTCAGCCGCCCACCGACTGGTAG
- the fusA gene encoding elongation factor G translates to MTRIDLARIRNIGIAAHIDAGKTTTTERVLFYTGVTRTLGEVHDGTAVMDRMIQEREHGITIAAAATTCWWNEHQITILDTPGHVDFTVEVERSLRVLDGAIAVFDAKEGVEPQSEQVWRQADKYGVPRICFVNKMDKLGADFAFTVRTIAERLGVRPLVIQLPIGAEREFEGIIDLVEMTAKVWRGDTDRGARFETVEIPEDLRTRAFQHREALEAAVAEADEDVLERYLAGEPITAAILKAAIRRMTIDAQAYPVLCGSALANIGVQPLLDAVVDYLPSPLDVVAVHGFSPEGEHIHRAPDVAEPFAALAFKVALHPFFGKLVYLRVYSGTAEPGATVLNSTNGRKERLGKLFQMHSSTEIAVERVRAGQICAVIGLKATGTGDTLCDRAAPVVLESMTFPDPVLAVSIEPRTRADQDKLGTALARLAEEDPTFTVHVDAETGQTVIGGMGELHLEILVDRMKREFRVDAGIGAPRVAYRETVTAAVDLFEYTHRKQQGGHGQFAKVVIALEPHVADDDAIYEFESRVTGGRVPREYIPAVDAGAQDALRAGTLAGFPLVNVKVTLLDGAAHVQDSSELAFRLAGAAAVRAALARAKPVLLEPVMAVEVVTPEEYVGEVIGDLNARRGRVTELTERGGAHVVRALTPLQEMFGYIGDLRSKTRGRANYSMVFDSYAPVPPGAAESIIAGS, encoded by the coding sequence ATGACCAGAATCGATCTCGCCCGGATACGCAATATCGGCATCGCCGCCCACATCGACGCGGGCAAGACCACGACCACCGAACGGGTGCTGTTCTACACCGGTGTCACCCGGACTCTCGGCGAGGTGCACGACGGCACCGCGGTGATGGACCGGATGATCCAGGAGCGCGAGCACGGGATCACCATCGCGGCGGCGGCGACCACCTGCTGGTGGAACGAGCACCAGATCACCATCCTCGACACCCCCGGCCACGTCGACTTCACCGTCGAGGTGGAGCGTTCGCTGCGGGTGCTCGACGGTGCGATCGCGGTCTTCGATGCCAAGGAGGGCGTGGAGCCGCAGTCGGAGCAGGTGTGGCGGCAGGCCGACAAGTACGGCGTCCCGCGGATCTGCTTCGTGAACAAGATGGACAAGCTCGGTGCCGACTTCGCGTTCACCGTGCGGACCATCGCGGAGCGACTCGGTGTGCGCCCGTTGGTGATTCAGCTGCCGATCGGTGCGGAACGCGAGTTCGAAGGCATCATCGACCTGGTCGAGATGACCGCGAAGGTGTGGCGTGGCGACACCGACCGCGGTGCTCGTTTCGAGACCGTCGAAATTCCGGAAGATCTGCGCACCAGAGCTTTCCAGCATCGTGAGGCGCTGGAGGCGGCAGTCGCCGAGGCCGATGAGGACGTGCTGGAACGCTACCTCGCGGGCGAGCCGATCACCGCCGCCATCCTGAAGGCGGCGATCCGGCGGATGACGATCGACGCACAGGCCTACCCGGTCCTGTGCGGCTCGGCGCTGGCCAACATCGGCGTGCAGCCGCTGCTGGACGCCGTCGTCGACTACCTGCCGTCGCCGCTGGACGTCGTTGCCGTGCACGGGTTCTCGCCGGAAGGCGAGCACATCCACCGCGCGCCCGATGTCGCCGAGCCGTTCGCGGCACTGGCGTTCAAGGTCGCGCTGCACCCGTTCTTCGGCAAGCTGGTGTACCTGCGGGTGTACTCCGGTACCGCCGAACCCGGTGCGACCGTACTGAATTCGACCAATGGACGAAAGGAGCGCCTGGGCAAACTGTTCCAGATGCATTCGAGCACCGAGATCGCCGTCGAGCGGGTGCGGGCCGGGCAGATCTGTGCCGTGATCGGCCTGAAGGCGACGGGAACCGGCGACACCCTGTGCGATCGGGCAGCGCCCGTCGTCCTGGAGTCGATGACGTTCCCCGATCCCGTACTCGCCGTCTCGATCGAACCGAGGACCCGCGCCGACCAGGACAAGCTGGGCACCGCCCTGGCTCGCCTGGCCGAGGAGGACCCGACGTTCACCGTGCACGTCGACGCCGAAACCGGTCAGACGGTCATCGGCGGCATGGGCGAACTGCATCTGGAGATCCTGGTCGACCGGATGAAACGGGAGTTCCGGGTCGACGCCGGCATCGGCGCCCCACGCGTGGCCTATCGCGAAACCGTCACCGCGGCGGTCGATCTGTTCGAGTACACCCACCGCAAGCAACAGGGTGGGCACGGGCAGTTCGCCAAGGTGGTGATCGCGCTGGAACCACACGTGGCCGACGACGACGCGATCTACGAATTCGAGAGCCGGGTCACCGGCGGGCGGGTACCGCGGGAGTACATCCCCGCGGTGGACGCGGGCGCGCAAGACGCGTTGCGTGCCGGCACGCTCGCCGGCTTCCCCCTGGTGAACGTGAAGGTGACGCTGCTCGACGGTGCCGCCCACGTGCAGGATTCGTCGGAACTGGCGTTCCGTCTGGCGGGCGCGGCGGCGGTTCGCGCGGCGCTCGCGCGGGCGAAGCCGGTACTGCTCGAACCGGTGATGGCCGTGGAGGTCGTGACCCCGGAGGAGTACGTCGGCGAGGTGATCGGTGACCTGAACGCTCGTCGTGGCCGGGTCACCGAGCTCACGGAACGGGGCGGCGCGCATGTCGTGCGCGCGCTGACCCCGCTCCAGGAGATGTTCGGCTACATCGGGGACCTGCGCTCCAAAACCCGTGGCCGAGCCAACTACTCGATGGTGTTCGACTCCTACGCCCCGGTCCCACCGGGTGCCGCGGAGTCGATCATCGCGGGTAGCTGA
- a CDS encoding bifunctional ADP-dependent NAD(P)H-hydrate dehydratase/NAD(P)H-hydrate epimerase produces MSDGIFTVTAKWDAYRAADLLATVAAELDRQGPPDRLLRRAAAGLANICAEELDQRTGGIYGRRVAMLVGTGNNGADALLAGVRLQRRGVHVDAILVGDTAYEPGIRALGRVIGVDNIEAADEAISRADLIVDGIIGESGVGPLRGRAAELVAAIPTLTPVIAVDLPSGVDPDTGEVNGPHVKADVTVTFSAAKGCVLMPPGAYAVGSLRMVDVGLPPVTGDPIACRLGDAEIAARWPVPQRTSHKYTRGVLGVVAGSDAYPGAAVLAVMGAVQSGVAGITRFVGPPAVTAQVLSAVPEAVPGIGRVQAWLLGSGVEDDDEQDHAIDTALASGLPCVVDAGALEALVAHRKAGNRTASADQVLLTPHAGEMARIMGWLGKEVPRAEVEARPRHYGVEIARAFEVTVLVKGATTLIARPDGLVASQAEAPPWLATAGAGDVLAGIAGALLAAGLDAFDAGEMAAFIHGRAAALAHQRRGGGPLTATAVADATPEAIGQLLEAR; encoded by the coding sequence GTGTCTGATGGAATCTTCACCGTGACCGCGAAATGGGATGCCTACCGTGCCGCTGATCTGCTCGCGACTGTAGCGGCAGAGCTGGATCGACAAGGACCGCCCGATCGCCTGCTGCGCCGCGCCGCAGCAGGATTGGCGAATATCTGTGCCGAAGAGCTCGACCAACGCACTGGTGGCATCTACGGACGCCGGGTGGCGATGTTGGTCGGCACCGGCAACAACGGCGCTGACGCGCTCCTGGCGGGCGTCCGCTTACAGCGCCGAGGCGTGCATGTCGACGCAATACTCGTCGGCGACACCGCCTACGAACCCGGCATACGCGCCCTCGGCCGTGTCATCGGCGTGGACAATATCGAAGCCGCCGACGAAGCGATCAGCCGAGCCGACCTTATCGTCGACGGCATCATCGGTGAGAGTGGAGTCGGCCCGCTACGTGGCCGCGCTGCTGAACTCGTCGCCGCAATACCGACCCTGACACCGGTGATCGCCGTCGACCTGCCCTCAGGTGTTGACCCAGACACCGGCGAGGTCAACGGTCCCCACGTCAAAGCCGATGTCACCGTGACGTTCTCGGCCGCGAAGGGCTGCGTGCTGATGCCGCCCGGAGCTTATGCCGTTGGTTCGTTGCGGATGGTCGACGTGGGTCTGCCACCGGTCACGGGTGATCCGATCGCGTGCCGCCTCGGTGACGCCGAGATCGCGGCGCGCTGGCCGGTACCGCAACGCACCTCGCACAAGTACACACGCGGTGTCCTCGGTGTTGTCGCGGGATCTGATGCCTACCCCGGTGCCGCAGTCCTCGCGGTCATGGGCGCGGTGCAGTCCGGCGTCGCAGGCATCACCCGATTCGTCGGCCCGCCCGCAGTAACCGCGCAGGTCCTGTCCGCTGTGCCTGAAGCCGTGCCCGGTATCGGACGTGTGCAAGCCTGGCTGCTGGGTAGTGGTGTCGAAGATGACGACGAACAAGACCACGCCATCGACACCGCCCTCGCCTCTGGGCTGCCGTGCGTAGTGGACGCCGGCGCCCTCGAAGCATTGGTAGCCCATCGCAAGGCAGGCAATCGCACAGCCTCCGCTGACCAGGTACTGCTCACCCCGCACGCGGGCGAGATGGCTCGCATCATGGGATGGCTCGGCAAAGAGGTTCCCCGAGCCGAGGTCGAAGCCCGCCCACGGCACTACGGTGTCGAGATCGCACGCGCGTTCGAAGTGACGGTACTGGTCAAGGGAGCGACGACGCTGATCGCGCGACCGGACGGCCTGGTCGCGAGCCAAGCCGAGGCCCCGCCATGGCTGGCGACCGCAGGAGCCGGTGATGTGTTGGCCGGAATTGCCGGTGCGCTCCTGGCCGCTGGACTCGACGCATTCGATGCGGGGGAGATGGCGGCATTCATACACGGCCGCGCCGCAGCGCTCGCGCACCAACGCCGAGGAGGAGGCCCGCTCACCGCGACGGCGGTCGCTGACGCCACACCCGAAGCGATCGGCCAACTTCTCGAGGCTAGATGA
- a CDS encoding class I SAM-dependent methyltransferase: MSTEYDTTPTADPGIEAREAHWDRRANGFDTDFTQAPVREQVLDQISRQLPTEPCTALDAGTGSGRTMARLIQGLHPESDIVGCDLSPAMLHQARVHAPHKARGSLSFVYADLCALPFDDGGFDLVVSTFTLHHVPPTQQLAVLRELRRVLGEDGMLILADQVQPDPPLSVEAMRAAVAETFYPHLPHAEAVGLLSTYGEWPLTVGELTDLLEAAGFGCEVTDIHRIVAIATATPGHAHPRGRQ; this comes from the coding sequence ATGAGTACCGAATACGACACCACCCCGACCGCCGATCCGGGGATCGAAGCGCGCGAGGCCCACTGGGACCGCCGCGCGAACGGGTTCGACACCGACTTCACCCAAGCCCCCGTGCGCGAACAAGTGTTGGACCAGATATCGCGGCAGTTGCCCACCGAGCCCTGTACCGCATTGGACGCAGGCACCGGCAGCGGACGGACCATGGCACGGCTGATCCAGGGACTGCACCCTGAGTCCGACATCGTCGGTTGCGACCTGTCACCGGCGATGCTGCACCAAGCCAGAGTCCACGCACCCCACAAAGCTCGCGGGTCGTTGTCGTTCGTCTACGCCGACCTGTGTGCTTTGCCGTTCGATGACGGCGGGTTCGATCTGGTCGTGTCGACGTTCACCCTCCACCACGTACCACCCACCCAACAGTTGGCGGTGCTGCGCGAATTGCGACGCGTGCTCGGGGAAGACGGCATGTTGATTTTGGCCGACCAGGTCCAGCCCGACCCGCCTCTGTCTGTCGAGGCGATGCGCGCGGCAGTGGCCGAAACGTTCTACCCGCACCTACCCCACGCCGAGGCGGTCGGGCTGCTCTCAACCTACGGCGAATGGCCGCTCACGGTCGGCGAACTCACCGACCTCCTCGAGGCCGCCGGGTTCGGATGCGAGGTCACCGACATCCACCGCATCGTCGCTATCGCCACCGCGACCCCAGGCCACGCCCACCCGAGGGGTAGGCAATGA
- a CDS encoding helix-turn-helix domain-containing protein has product MNPDIPPLLIEGIGDRIKIYREAAGLYQTQLAALIGKSTPWVSQVERGIQAAERLPDLINIANACRCTLTDLLGGPLDSLTRSPSPRGAQVAKVREVIMRTALPILAPSSTPPTPPELLGRRVAQAWQTWHSSPTAHDAVGRVLPDLIADVNAAYLTADDKRGAARLLSGTYQIARIWLHHLPEPELAWVTAERSVSTAREADDPRLLALAAWAMSASYRRAGQQEEATRVCLAAADDLKRLLAVDSSNDLLAAFGMLNLAAAISSAQSDQSGRAWALHQAAEEAARALGNTYDPWTMFGVGNVDVHGLAISAELGDHDAVVDRISRLNTDRIPSVERRSRPLIDAARGYVQRKEDYAAVMSLLEAEKISSDEVHDSGLVRELVREILVRDHAQARPHTRALARRCHLLID; this is encoded by the coding sequence ATGAACCCAGATATTCCGCCGCTCCTGATCGAGGGCATCGGTGACCGCATCAAGATCTACCGCGAGGCCGCTGGGCTGTACCAAACGCAGCTCGCGGCGCTGATCGGCAAGTCGACCCCGTGGGTGTCGCAGGTCGAGCGCGGCATCCAGGCGGCCGAACGGCTCCCGGACCTGATCAACATCGCCAACGCCTGCCGATGCACGCTGACCGACCTGCTCGGCGGTCCGCTTGACTCGCTCACCCGCAGTCCATCGCCACGCGGAGCTCAGGTCGCGAAGGTGCGCGAGGTCATCATGCGAACAGCGCTGCCGATCTTGGCACCCTCGTCAACACCGCCTACTCCACCCGAGCTACTCGGCCGACGGGTCGCGCAGGCGTGGCAGACCTGGCACAGTTCCCCGACCGCGCACGATGCCGTTGGGCGCGTATTGCCTGATCTGATCGCTGACGTGAACGCCGCGTACCTCACCGCCGACGACAAACGTGGCGCTGCTCGCCTTCTGTCGGGCACCTACCAAATCGCCCGTATTTGGTTGCACCACCTGCCCGAGCCCGAGCTCGCCTGGGTGACCGCGGAACGCTCGGTATCGACAGCGCGCGAAGCTGACGACCCGCGTTTACTCGCACTCGCCGCGTGGGCGATGTCGGCAAGTTACCGCCGTGCCGGTCAGCAAGAGGAAGCCACGCGGGTATGCCTGGCAGCAGCCGACGACCTGAAACGCCTACTCGCGGTCGATTCCTCGAACGACCTTCTCGCCGCGTTCGGGATGCTCAACTTGGCCGCCGCCATCTCCTCTGCGCAATCCGACCAGTCCGGTCGGGCGTGGGCCCTACATCAAGCGGCCGAAGAGGCGGCCCGAGCGCTGGGCAACACCTACGATCCGTGGACCATGTTCGGCGTCGGCAACGTTGATGTTCACGGCTTGGCGATCTCGGCCGAATTGGGCGACCACGACGCGGTTGTAGATCGCATCTCGCGACTGAACACCGACCGGATTCCCTCGGTCGAACGCCGCTCTCGGCCGCTGATCGACGCGGCACGTGGATATGTGCAGCGCAAAGAGGACTACGCGGCTGTCATGTCGCTGCTCGAGGCCGAGAAGATCTCTTCCGACGAAGTGCACGACTCCGGTCTCGTGCGCGAACTCGTGCGTGAAATCCTTGTCCGCGACCACGCACAGGCCCGACCACACACACGCGCCCTCGCCAGGCGTTGCCATCTACTCATCGACTGA
- a CDS encoding B3/B4 domain-containing protein, translating into MKSFSIDQQVSDLGIQAIAFVVPGITVPAETSPALNHEIETSEKSILAATDPKTLKTEPEFKAFRAVHAQVGKAAKSEIAAPETLLRLLHRAGRLPRINPLVDIYNLVSAETRFAFGAHDLASIAGDVQLAITTGHERFVPLGATDPVPVPAGEYAYLDHDDVLCRLEVRQCEKSKTTPQTNDALFIIHASPGRDSADLTTAKDRLADLLAEHLGAQPPIDLEAQA; encoded by the coding sequence GTGAAGTCGTTCAGCATCGATCAACAGGTCAGCGATCTCGGTATCCAAGCCATCGCTTTCGTCGTGCCCGGAATCACCGTGCCAGCGGAGACCAGCCCGGCACTCAACCACGAGATCGAGACCTCGGAGAAGTCCATACTCGCCGCGACGGACCCGAAGACCCTCAAGACCGAACCCGAGTTCAAAGCCTTCCGGGCAGTACACGCCCAGGTCGGCAAGGCCGCGAAAAGCGAAATCGCGGCACCGGAAACACTGTTGCGGTTGCTGCACCGCGCCGGACGGTTGCCTCGCATCAATCCGCTCGTCGATATCTACAACCTGGTCTCGGCAGAAACCCGGTTCGCGTTCGGCGCACACGATCTGGCATCGATCGCCGGTGATGTGCAGTTGGCGATAACGACCGGCCATGAACGATTCGTCCCCCTCGGTGCCACCGACCCCGTACCGGTGCCCGCAGGGGAATACGCCTACCTCGACCACGACGACGTGCTGTGCCGCCTCGAAGTCCGCCAGTGCGAGAAGTCCAAAACCACCCCGCAGACCAACGACGCCCTGTTCATCATTCACGCAAGCCCCGGCCGCGACAGTGCCGACCTCACCACCGCTAAGGACCGACTCGCGGACTTGCTGGCCGAACACCTCGGCGCACAGCCACCGATCGATCTCGAGGCCCAGGCATGA
- a CDS encoding SAM-dependent methyltransferase, whose protein sequence is MTTRPPHVIDPYQPTPARLHNVFLRGKDHYETDKALADALSSSTLRPALTESRRFTRRAVEYLSDHHGVSQFVELGCGLPHAPEIHDLAGQHNSTARTLYVDTDILAATHGRAMLHEPPRRFFTDTDITDTDAIMRDITTVMDMTAPAAVCVSGTAELIADAPTVLAELTERLPVGTWLVLTHVTDEFYPQHIQAAADSLACVGIPYHPRGRDEITAMLAGYELLAPGLVAPHRWAPNPNRDDDGDGEGVRRLSAIAPRHRAAWNLSAYAAIGQLRPVGVRGGR, encoded by the coding sequence GTGACCACCCGCCCACCCCACGTGATCGACCCATACCAGCCCACACCCGCACGCCTGCACAACGTGTTCCTGCGCGGGAAAGACCACTACGAAACCGACAAGGCGCTAGCCGACGCTCTGTCAAGCAGCACCCTCAGACCCGCACTCACCGAATCCCGTCGCTTCACCCGACGCGCGGTCGAATACCTGTCCGACCATCACGGGGTGTCCCAGTTCGTAGAGCTGGGGTGTGGTCTGCCCCACGCCCCCGAAATCCACGACCTCGCCGGACAACACAACAGCACCGCGCGGACGTTGTACGTCGACACCGACATCCTCGCGGCCACTCACGGGCGGGCGATGCTGCACGAACCGCCTAGACGGTTCTTCACCGATACCGACATCACCGACACCGACGCGATCATGCGCGACATCACCACGGTGATGGACATGACGGCACCGGCGGCGGTGTGTGTGTCGGGCACCGCGGAATTGATCGCCGACGCCCCCACTGTGCTCGCCGAATTGACCGAACGACTCCCGGTCGGGACATGGCTCGTGCTCACCCACGTCACCGACGAGTTCTACCCCCAGCACATCCAGGCAGCCGCTGACAGCCTGGCCTGCGTCGGCATCCCTTACCACCCACGCGGACGAGACGAGATCACGGCCATGCTCGCCGGATACGAGCTGCTCGCACCCGGTCTGGTCGCCCCGCATCGGTGGGCACCCAATCCGAACCGCGACGACGACGGCGACGGGGAGGGAGTTCGGCGGTTGTCGGCTATCGCACCCCGCCATCGGGCGGCGTGGAACCTGAGCGCTTACGCCGCCATCGGCCAGCTGAGACCCGTGGGGGTGCGTGGTGGCCGGTGA
- a CDS encoding AAA family ATPase has protein sequence MTVTATAAASTAAPRLGNGELRSMVAEVLAGDPAAEFGPRDVAKILGRSSGAVGNALKALAAAGLAEQCGDKPLRFRATADTATATDASGTATPAPAPATGAPRRRAASKPAPATAPTAAPTAATRAPRRRGAPAPVPMPVPAAPKVRAGGQEYRVRELGGRADVEVLAAMREAGLAVLLYGPRGAGRSALVRAAHGEVVTMHGAEALTVAQVVGEAVPDPDGTVVFAEGPLVRAMREGAVLFVDDVAGLSGAVLEVVVAAMEGRREIVVPGNGGEVVKAAPGFAVVAGLDATVLPEALAARFALRVVVGSDDELAEALGADPGVVRVARELASRRDAGEAGWVPPLRELMNFAVIAAATDTATAAVNLIGAAPVAERALVAEVVGSVFGTGGAVLALGGCL, from the coding sequence ATGACTGTTACTGCCACTGCTGCCGCTTCCACTGCCGCGCCTCGTCTGGGAAACGGGGAATTGCGGAGCATGGTCGCGGAAGTCCTCGCCGGGGACCCGGCGGCGGAGTTCGGGCCGCGTGATGTCGCGAAAATCCTGGGCCGGTCCTCCGGCGCTGTCGGCAACGCGCTGAAAGCTCTCGCCGCTGCCGGGCTGGCCGAACAGTGCGGCGACAAGCCGTTGCGGTTCCGGGCCACCGCCGACACCGCCACCGCAACCGACGCCTCCGGTACCGCGACCCCCGCCCCCGCCCCGGCTACCGGTGCCCCGCGCCGCCGCGCAGCATCCAAACCCGCCCCGGCCACCGCGCCCACGGCGGCCCCGACCGCTGCCACGCGCGCGCCGCGCCGCCGGGGAGCCCCGGCCCCGGTACCCATGCCGGTTCCGGCGGCCCCGAAGGTGCGGGCGGGCGGGCAGGAGTACCGGGTGCGTGAGCTGGGTGGGCGTGCCGATGTCGAGGTGCTGGCCGCGATGCGTGAGGCCGGGCTGGCGGTGCTGCTCTACGGACCTCGCGGTGCCGGTCGATCGGCGTTGGTGCGGGCCGCTCACGGCGAGGTGGTGACGATGCACGGCGCAGAGGCCCTCACGGTCGCGCAGGTGGTGGGCGAGGCGGTGCCCGACCCGGACGGCACCGTGGTTTTCGCCGAGGGACCTTTGGTGCGGGCGATGCGCGAGGGCGCGGTGTTGTTCGTCGATGACGTGGCCGGGCTGTCGGGGGCGGTGCTGGAGGTGGTGGTGGCCGCGATGGAAGGCCGCCGCGAGATCGTGGTGCCCGGCAACGGTGGTGAGGTGGTCAAAGCCGCGCCGGGGTTCGCGGTGGTGGCCGGGCTCGACGCCACGGTCCTGCCGGAAGCACTCGCCGCCCGGTTCGCGTTGCGGGTGGTGGTGGGCTCCGATGACGAGCTCGCCGAAGCGCTCGGGGCTGATCCGGGTGTGGTGCGGGTGGCGCGGGAGCTGGCCTCGCGCCGCGACGCGGGCGAGGCGGGGTGGGTGCCGCCGCTGCGGGAACTGATGAACTTCGCGGTGATCGCCGCCGCGACCGACACCGCCACCGCTGCGGTGAATCTGATCGGTGCCGCCCCGGTAGCCGAGCGCGCGCTCGTGGCCGAGGTGGTAGGCAGCGTGTTCGGCACCGGCGGCGCGGTGCTGGCGCTGGGCGGCTGCCTGTGA
- a CDS encoding Scr1 family TA system antitoxin-like transcriptional regulator: MPARDDNPREVTRIERAYHPDIVPDPLRTPGYLRAYIVASTHAMGVDDPDIEATLAESIEHQDTLDSLGSRYHWLIGEPALLRTVDSADVMTEQIHTLLAALATRSHIKIGIIPLSARFLTPVRHFRIWGVEGEGIWVDTEELFGISVSHRRGDIENAERNFELLTTQAAYGEDARAILHRALSTHATN; the protein is encoded by the coding sequence ATGCCCGCCCGCGACGACAACCCGCGCGAAGTGACGCGCATCGAGCGCGCCTACCACCCCGATATCGTGCCGGACCCGCTACGCACACCCGGCTACCTGCGCGCCTACATCGTCGCCAGCACACACGCCATGGGGGTGGACGACCCCGACATCGAGGCAACCCTTGCCGAAAGCATCGAACATCAAGACACACTCGACTCCCTCGGCAGCCGGTACCACTGGCTCATCGGCGAACCCGCGCTACTGCGCACCGTGGACAGCGCCGATGTGATGACCGAACAGATTCACACGCTACTTGCGGCCTTGGCCACCAGAAGCCACATCAAGATCGGGATCATTCCACTCAGCGCCCGATTTCTCACTCCCGTAAGGCATTTCAGAATCTGGGGCGTGGAAGGGGAAGGAATCTGGGTCGATACCGAAGAACTCTTCGGCATATCGGTGTCGCACAGGCGCGGCGACATCGAAAACGCCGAACGCAACTTTGAACTGCTCACCACCCAAGCCGCCTATGGCGAAGACGCTCGCGCGATCCTGCACCGCGCCCTGTCCACCCACGCCACCAACTAG
- a CDS encoding helix-turn-helix transcriptional regulator: MSAGYYTRLEQDQAGTVSAQVIDAIARVLRLDPAETAHLHNLAGQPAVPRLVRDEPEQPHPRVLTLLSSLGDTMPAVVLGRRGDVLAWNHAGHALVGEHLDFTAPDDPARRPSIPRLFFLDPLARDLYRNWDELARVHVGYLRLTAGRYPTDARLAELIGELAMRSTTFAALWAAAEVADCTVGPMDLRHPTVGRVDVDYQVWLQPDSPDHRLEIYTARDESSADALRLLTAGSRMHRLPAMVDTETSDDTHT, translated from the coding sequence GTGAGCGCCGGGTATTACACCCGCCTCGAACAGGACCAGGCCGGGACCGTTTCCGCGCAGGTCATCGACGCCATCGCCCGGGTACTGCGGCTCGACCCCGCGGAAACGGCCCACCTGCACAACCTCGCCGGTCAACCGGCCGTGCCGCGTCTGGTCCGGGACGAGCCGGAACAACCGCACCCACGCGTGCTCACGCTGCTCAGCTCGCTCGGCGACACCATGCCCGCCGTCGTCCTCGGGCGCCGTGGCGATGTCCTCGCCTGGAACCACGCCGGGCACGCGCTCGTCGGCGAGCACCTCGACTTCACCGCGCCCGACGACCCCGCCCGGCGTCCGTCGATTCCACGCCTGTTCTTCCTCGATCCGCTCGCCAGGGATCTGTACCGGAACTGGGACGAGCTCGCCCGAGTGCACGTGGGCTACCTGCGGCTGACCGCGGGACGGTATCCCACCGACGCCCGGCTGGCCGAACTGATCGGCGAACTCGCCATGCGCAGTACCACCTTCGCGGCATTGTGGGCCGCCGCGGAGGTCGCCGACTGCACCGTCGGGCCGATGGATCTGCGCCATCCGACGGTGGGGCGCGTGGATGTCGATTATCAGGTGTGGTTGCAGCCCGACAGTCCCGACCACCGGCTCGAGATCTACACCGCACGCGACGAGAGTTCGGCGGACGCGCTGCGCCTGCTGACAGCCGGATCCAGGATGCACCGGCTTCCAGCGATGGTCGACACCGAGACCTCGGACGACACCCACACCTAG